CCTGGGTTGCTTTTCTCGGATTGTTCCCCGGGCTTCCGCTGGCGATCGCATCCGCTGCCATCTGTTCCACTATGGAATTGAACTTTTTCTCCTCCACTCCCAGTTCTCTTAAGGTAGGAACTTTCAAGTCTACATTTAACCCTTCTACTGCATCGGCCGCGAGATAAGCCGCATCGAGAACAGAAAGTCCCTCGGTAATTTCGCCCATGGCCTCGGCGATTTCAGCATAACGTTTCGGGTTCCCTGGAATGCTGAATTCGATAACCGTAGGAAGGAGGGCGGCATTCGAGATCCCGTGAGGAACATGGAAATAGGCTCCGATGGGCCTGGCCATCCCGTGCACCAAAGCAACGGAGGAGTTGGAAAAGGCCATCCCGGCTTGCAGAGCGCCGATCATCATGTTCGTCCGAGCTTCGACATTATCCCCATTGGACCAGGCCTGCCGAATATTGCCAGCAATGAACCGGATCGCCTGAAGGGCGAGGGTATCGGTTATCGGTTGAGCCTTTACCGAAACAAAAGCCTCAATGGCGTGGGTGAGGGCATCGAGACCCGTAGCCGCTGTGATTTTCTGGGGCATCGTCAGCGTCATCAAAGGATCAACCAATGCCACCCGCGGCATGATATTGAGGCTGGCAATGAGCATCTTTACGTCCCGGGTGGTGTCGGTGATGATGGTAAACTGGCTAACTTCGCTGCCAGTCCCGGCCGTAGTCGGGATAGCAATCAGGGGAGCCCCCGGGCGAGGAATCTTATTCGCTCCGGCAAAGTCACTCATCTTTCCCGGGTTTGTGGCCAGGGCCGCAATGCCTTTGGCCGCATCTATAGGGCTGCCCCCTCCCACGGCAATTAAAAATTCTGCTTGGACTTCCTTGAAAATCTTCAGCCCCTCTTCCGCAAAATCCATCGTTGGCTCGGTAACTACCTTGTCGTAAATGGCAAAAGAAATTCCCGCCATTTCCAGCGAGTTCTTGATGTCATTGAGAAGACCGATTTTTTCCAGAGCCACGTCAGTAACGATCAGAGCTTTTTTTCCGAGGCCCTTGGCGAAGGAACCCACCTCTTTAGCAGCTCCGGGCCCGTTCACGATTACAGATGGAGTTTTAAATTGATAAGTTTGGGTCATCATTTTTCCCCCTCCTCCTCTTTGCCTTCTTTTTTTCTAATATTTTTATCTCCGTATAGCAGAAATGTTATTATTCGTCAATGCGTCTGCCTAAATCAACTCTTTTATTGCTTCTTGGGCAACAATATTTTAAACTTAATCATCTGAATCTTTATCCCCTTTTCCTGTTATGTTTTCAAGAGAGGAGTTTCCCCCATGACTATCCCCACTGCTGAACGGATGAGCCGGATCGGAACAGAGACCGCTTTTGCGGTTTCGCTGGAGGCCAGCCAGCTGGGGCGGCAGGGCAAGAAAATTTATCCCTTTCACCTGGGCGATATGAACATCATCACGCCCGCGAATGTGATGGCCGCCGCCACCGAGGCCATGAGGAAAGGAAAGACGGGTTATGCCCCCACCGCCGGAATCCCCGAGCTGCGCGAAGCCCTGGCCAAAGATGTGGGCGCAGCCCGCAAGCTGAATCTCACGGCCGACAATGTATCCATCCAGCCCGGCGGCAAACCGACCATCGGAAAGTTCATCATGGTGGCGATGAATCCTGGCGACAAAGTGCTCTACCCGAATCCGGGCTACCCGATCTACGAATCACAAATCGAATTTCACGGCGGCGTGGGTATTCCTTACGGTTACAAGGAAGGCAGGGATGGCTTTATCCTCGACATGGAGGCGATCCGCAACGACATCCAGGCGGGGGCCAAAATCCTCATTTATAACAATTACCAGAATCCCACCGGAGCCTCCTCGCCGAAGGAAGAAATGGAGGAATTGGCCCGGCTCGTTGTGAAGAACGATCTCTTCGTTCTATCGGATGAGGCGTACTTCGACATTCGTTACCGCGGTGAACCGATGAGCATCGCCAGCCTGCCCGGCATGGCCGAACGGACGGTCATCCTGTACACGTTCAGCAAGAAATTTGCCATGACCGGATGGCGATTGGGAGCGGCCATCGGTCCGGCCAGGTTTATCGACCACATTTCCAAAATTAACGTGAATGATGAATCTTGCGCCAACCACTTTGTCCAGTACGGCGCCCTAGCCGGGCTCCAGGGCGGTAGCGAAGGGCCAAATTTCATCGTCGCTACGCTCCGAGAGCGGCGCGATGTGCTGGTCGACCTGCTGAATGCCATCCCGGGCATCAAGTGCTTCAAGCCGGAGGCAACCTTCTACGTTTTCCCCAACGTTACGGGGGCGATGCGGCGCACAGGGGTTGGGGATGTGGAAGAGTTTCGCAAGCTCTGCCTGCACGAGACCGGGGTAAGCTTCTGTACGCGGCGTCATTTCGGGCGTCCGCTGCCTGGCGAGACGGAACAGTACGTGAGGTTCGCCTACTCGGGGATCGATGGGCCCCTAATTAAGGAAGGGCTGGCCAAGCTTACTGATTTCCTTTATCGCTTTCCCTCCACGTAACGGACAATCGCTTTGAACTGGCTCTCCCCGTCCAGACCCGCCTCCGCCAGAACCTTGTCCGCCTGCCCGCTGCCGAGATAATGGCCTTTCTGGAAAGGGTGGAGGGTCATCTGCCGGCCCCAGGCCGAACGGATCCAGCGATCCATTGTGGGTAGAGTAAAGCCGGTGATCCCCATCGCCTCCTGAGCACACGCTTCCGGAAATATCCGCTCCTGCTCTGCACGCGGCAAAAGATCGAAAAGCTCTGCACTGGCCACGTAATAGACATTCAGATCCATCCCTTTGGCCTTCAACATTGCTAGCGTATGCTCGACAAACGCATAGGCAACCTCGCTGCCCTGGAGCACCAGAGTTCCATTGCTCTTGGCCTCGGCCCGGCGGAGAAGGTAGACACCGGAGGCAGCCTCGGTGGCCGGGGCAAGACCTAAGGCCTCACGGTTGACGACTTTTTCATTCGGCCTGGTGACAAATGGCGCAATCACCGCCGGACGTTTGTTCAACGCAGCCGACACCAGGGTCCAAATCTCCTGAGGATCCCAGGGGGTGAGGGTGATCATCGTGCCGCGGGGAAAGTTTCCCTGGAGAAGCTGCAAGGCCTGAGGATCGGCGTGGGTTGGCCCATCTTCCCCCGTTTTGACGCCGGCGTGGGCGCAGACGAGGAAAAAGGGGCGATAGGGCTCTTTGGTAATGGCCTGCCGAGCCTGATTGCCGATAGCATGCAGGCGGGCGGCGATATGACCCAACGGAGCGATGAATGCTCCGTAGGACGAGCCGACCCCCATATGGCGTCCATAGGTAGAAAGGCCGGCAAGGATGCCCGCCATGGCGTCCTCGCAGATGCCTCCGGTTGATAGGAGCCGCGCCCCCGGGTTGGTAGCAGCGTTGTAATAACCTTCGGGGAAACCCTGGGCGATGGTATTGACGCTCGTTGAGCCCAAAAGGTCGGCCGCTGCCGTAATGATTGCCCCATGGCTGGCCTTATTGTAATGCTGCAGTACCCGACCCAGTTCCCCGCGCAGGGTTGTTGCCTTACCGGGTGACAGGGTCAGTTCTTCCGGAATGATATCTTCGCCCCTCTTGGCCATATCAAAAATTGCTTCAAGGGTCGGAGCTTGTTGGCGTGGCTTGCGGCCTCGCCTATTAAGGCGGCGACGGGCTTCCAAGAGTTTTCGCGCCAAGGCATCCACTACCGGACGGCTCCTCTCCAAGGCAGCGCGAATCGTCATCAATGATTCCCAGAAGCACTCTTCAAGGGTTACCGTCTCCTTGCCGCCCTGGCAACGTTGATTGTTGCTTGCACATCTGGGAAGCTCTCCTCCCACTTTCTCGAGAAGCGGTTGGAGGGCCTGGTAGAAACCCTCCGCACAGAGGCTATGCCCCGCACCGTGGGATGCCCTCCCCTCAATGCCGTATTGCCACCCCTTTTTTGTTCGATAAACGATCGTTGTAGGCTGGTTGTTTTTGATGGTCCTGGCCACTCGTTGGGCGGTGACGATCTGTTCAATATCCAGGCCGTCCGGCACCAGAATAACGTTCCAATCATGCAGGTAAGCGAATTCCAGCGGATTCCATTGGACATAATCGCCGGGTACATCCCCATCGCGGCAGACGCGGTTAGAGTCGATTGAGGCTTGATTCCAGTCAATATGGAGAATGATGTTTTTCAAGGAGGCTGTACCGGCTGCGGCCATGGCCTCGCTGACCCGTCCCGGGGTCATGCCCCCTTCTCCTTCCACGATATGGACGCGCGGGGCCTCCTGGCCATAATAGTCCATCGCGCCGAGGGCAAGACCAATCGAGGTCCCCAAACCCACACCCGAAGCGCCAGTCGAGAGACGGATAAACGGAGTGGCCGGCGTTGGGTGGCCATCAAGCGGTTTCGCGTTGAATTGCAGAAAAAGCGGGGTTTGGGTGATGGGGTTGCGGCGGAAGCCCAGAAGATCCTCCAGACGTAGCTGGTACCGTTCCTCGTCGGGAAGAAGTTCGGGTGCCCCGATACGCATCACCTCGTTGCGCAGGGCCCACATGGCGTAAAGGCCCAAAGCCTTGTGGCCTGCGGCATAAGAGAGGATATCCGCGTCTTCCCGGTCAGGGTGGGACACATCATAATCCATGGCATTAAAAACGATACCGGCGACAAAGCGCCCGGAGGATATCGATCCGCCAGGATGGCCGGAGGTTGGAACGTAATTGTAAAGCAATGCGCATAAGGAACGGTAGATCAGGTCAAAAGCCTCAAAATTCTTTTTTTCATCATCGGCGAGCCGCTCCCCTTTCATCTTTTTGGTGATGTCAATATAGATTCCTCTTCTCGGTCCAAGTTTGAAAGGCATGGTTGCCTCCTGATTTAGATTCGCTGGGGGACGGCTGAAATACTACGATAGGATAGATTGGGGTGTCAAGAA
This Deltaproteobacteria bacterium DNA region includes the following protein-coding sequences:
- a CDS encoding aminotransferase class I/II-fold pyridoxal phosphate-dependent enzyme, yielding MTIPTAERMSRIGTETAFAVSLEASQLGRQGKKIYPFHLGDMNIITPANVMAAATEAMRKGKTGYAPTAGIPELREALAKDVGAARKLNLTADNVSIQPGGKPTIGKFIMVAMNPGDKVLYPNPGYPIYESQIEFHGGVGIPYGYKEGRDGFILDMEAIRNDIQAGAKILIYNNYQNPTGASSPKEEMEELARLVVKNDLFVLSDEAYFDIRYRGEPMSIASLPGMAERTVILYTFSKKFAMTGWRLGAAIGPARFIDHISKINVNDESCANHFVQYGALAGLQGGSEGPNFIVATLRERRDVLVDLLNAIPGIKCFKPEATFYVFPNVTGAMRRTGVGDVEEFRKLCLHETGVSFCTRRHFGRPLPGETEQYVRFAYSGIDGPLIKEGLAKLTDFLYRFPST
- a CDS encoding iron-containing alcohol dehydrogenase, yielding MMTQTYQFKTPSVIVNGPGAAKEVGSFAKGLGKKALIVTDVALEKIGLLNDIKNSLEMAGISFAIYDKVVTEPTMDFAEEGLKIFKEVQAEFLIAVGGGSPIDAAKGIAALATNPGKMSDFAGANKIPRPGAPLIAIPTTAGTGSEVSQFTIITDTTRDVKMLIASLNIMPRVALVDPLMTLTMPQKITAATGLDALTHAIEAFVSVKAQPITDTLALQAIRFIAGNIRQAWSNGDNVEARTNMMIGALQAGMAFSNSSVALVHGMARPIGAYFHVPHGISNAALLPTVIEFSIPGNPKRYAEIAEAMGEITEGLSVLDAAYLAADAVEGLNVDLKVPTLRELGVEEKKFNSIVEQMAADAIASGSPGNNPRKATQ